In Candidatus Aminicenantes bacterium, the genomic window GGGGCCAACATGGCCTTCGACCTGCAGAGAAACGGCTTCCAGGGGGTCGTCCACGGGCGGAGCTTCACCGGTTGGTGGATCGGCGCCTGCGACGACACCTCGTGGATGCACAACGTGGTCGGGATTCTGAGCGAGATGGCCTCGGTCAAGCTGGCCACTCCGGTCTACGTCGAGCCGACCGAGATCCCCAAGAGCTACACCCAGCGGCGGGTGGAATTTCCCGACCCGTGGCCGGGCGGCTGGTGGCGGCTGCGGGACATCGTCGATTACGAGCTGACCCTGTCGTTGAGCCTGATCAACACCGGGGCACGATTCAAGGAAGAGTTCCTACTCAATTCCTACCTGATGGGCAAGAGTGTGGTTGAAGCAACCGACAAGGGCCAGCCCTACGCCTTCGTCATCCCGGCCAAACAGAACGACTACCCGACCATGGTCAAGATGCTGGAAGTATTGGAGTTCGGGGGCAGCGAGATCCAGCGGGCCAAAGAGGACTTCGTGGCCGAGGGCAAGGTATACGGGGCGGGATCGTATGTGGTGCTGTTGGCCCAGCCGTACAAGCCCTTTGTCTGGGCGCTGTTGGAGCGGCAAAAATATCCCGATCTGCGCGAATATCCCGGCGGGCCTCCGGTGCCGCCCTACGACAACGCGGGCTGGACCCTGCCCCTGCAGATGGGGGTGGCATGCGACCAGGTCGATCATCCGTTCGCGGCCAAGCTGGAGCGGGTGGAGAAGATCGGGTACGCGGGAGTGGGAGGAGTGAAGGGCGTGCAGATGGTGGGAGTGAGGCTGGACGCGGCCGTGTTCGGGGAACCGAAGTACCTAGTGCTGGATGCGCGGGAAAACGCCTCTTACGCCGTAGCCTTCGCCCTGCTCAAAGAAAAGGCGGAGATTACGCGGTCCAAGGGCAAGATCGCCGGCAAGGGCTTCGAGGCGCCGGCGGGCAGCTTCATCGTCAAGAACACCCCCGAAGTGCAGAAGGCGATGGCGGGCTTGCTGGAGAAGCGCCACGCCACGGCCTGGGCATTGGATGATGCGGCGGGGATAGCGGCGGCGGCGCTCAAGAACCCCCGCATCGGCCTTTACCAGTCCTGGTGGTCGAGCATGGACGAAGGCTGGTCGCGCTACGTCCTGGACGATCTGGGCATCCCCTACGCCACGCTGCACAACCTCGATTTCCGGGGACCCAAGGCGGCCCCGGACGCCAAGCCGGCGAAGCCCGCGCCCAAGGTCGACCTCAAGGCCAAGTACGACGTCATCGTCTTCGCCGGCGAGAACCCGGACATCATCGCCACGGGCAAGGTCGATCCCGCGTCGCCGTATGCGCGATGGTTCACTCCCCTGCCGCCCGAATACGAGGGCGGGCTGGAGAAGGAGGGTGTGGCGGCGCTGAAGGCGTTTGTCGAGGCGGGCGGGACGTTGATAACACTAAATGAGGCCTGCAAGATGGCCCTTAAGGAATTCGAAGCGCCCGTAAAGAACGCGATTGAAAAAATCGAGCCGACCAAGTTCTTCTGCCCGATGTCGATCCTGCGGCTCGCGGTCGACAACACGACGCCGATCGGCTACGGCCTGCAGGAAGAGACGGCGGCGGTCTTCTCCGAGAGCCTGGCGTTGGAGACGTGGCTGCCCGGGACGGGCGATTGGGAGAGGAAGGTCGTGGCCAGCTACCCCGAGAATAATGTGCTCATGAGCGGCTGGCTGCTGGGCGAGGACTACATCGCGCGCAAGGCCGCCGTGGTCGATCTCAAGTACAAGAAGGGGCGGATCATTCTGGTCGGCATCGTCAGCCAGAACCGCGCCCAGTCGCACGGGACGTATAAATTTTTGTTGAACGGGCTGCTGTATCCGGAGGGGAATTAGACGGTTAATCTATAGTTTTCGCCGCGAACTCCGCTTCGATATCTTCGACCGTTGGCAGGCTGCTTTTCAACTCGTCCGGAAGCTTGG contains:
- a CDS encoding M14 family metallopeptidase, with translation MNHRAPKIALALPCAALMAMLFLSSLLPAQTSPEAFLGFKVGADRKLADYNQIQAYFQKLEKETAKLKLLTIGESTLKKPMIMAVITSEANMAKLDEYRAIAKKIKDPRGLPIEEAKKLAKEGKLILLITCSLHAEEIAASQMSMELAYKLVKGETPWDAGKVLDDVIVLLIPTINPDGEQMEVDWYKKYLGTKYEGGSMPWLYHFYAGHDDNRDWFMFNLAETRAVTKVLYHDWFPQIHIDEHQMGHDEARLFIPPFMNPPVPNVQPLLWREVNLAGANMAFDLQRNGFQGVVHGRSFTGWWIGACDDTSWMHNVVGILSEMASVKLATPVYVEPTEIPKSYTQRRVEFPDPWPGGWWRLRDIVDYELTLSLSLINTGARFKEEFLLNSYLMGKSVVEATDKGQPYAFVIPAKQNDYPTMVKMLEVLEFGGSEIQRAKEDFVAEGKVYGAGSYVVLLAQPYKPFVWALLERQKYPDLREYPGGPPVPPYDNAGWTLPLQMGVACDQVDHPFAAKLERVEKIGYAGVGGVKGVQMVGVRLDAAVFGEPKYLVLDARENASYAVAFALLKEKAEITRSKGKIAGKGFEAPAGSFIVKNTPEVQKAMAGLLEKRHATAWALDDAAGIAAAALKNPRIGLYQSWWSSMDEGWSRYVLDDLGIPYATLHNLDFRGPKAAPDAKPAKPAPKVDLKAKYDVIVFAGENPDIIATGKVDPASPYARWFTPLPPEYEGGLEKEGVAALKAFVEAGGTLITLNEACKMALKEFEAPVKNAIEKIEPTKFFCPMSILRLAVDNTTPIGYGLQEETAAVFSESLALETWLPGTGDWERKVVASYPENNVLMSGWLLGEDYIARKAAVVDLKYKKGRIILVGIVSQNRAQSHGTYKFLLNGLLYPEGN